The sequence GCGCGCTCCCGGTGGAGATCGTCGGCGTGGTGTCGAATCACACCGATTTCGAAGAGCTGGTGGGTTCGTACAACATTCCCTTCCACCACATCCCGGTCACCAAGGACACCAAGTCCGAGGCCGAGGCGAAGCTGCTGGAGCTGGTGCGCGAGGAGGGGGTCGAACTGGTCGTGCTGGCCCGCTACATGCAGGTCCTCTCGGACGACCTGTGCAAGCAGCTCAGCGGCCGGATCATCAACATCCACCACTCGTTCCTGCCGAGCTTCAAGGGCGCGAAGCCGTACCACCAGGCGCACGCGCGGGGCGTGAAGCTGATCGGCGCGACGGCGCACTACGTCACCGCGGACCTGGACGAGGGGCCGATCATCGAGCAGGAGGTCGAGCGGGTCGGGCACGGTGTGACGCCGGACCAGCTGGTGGCCATCGGCCGCGACGTGGAGTGCCAGGCGCTGGCACGGGCCGTCAAGTGGCACGCCGAGCGGCGCATCCTGCTCAACGGCCGCCGGACCGTGGTGTTCGGCTGACCCGGGCGTCCCGGGCGGCCCTCACGGCTGCTCGGGCACGGTGAAGTAGCGGGCGAAGGCGGGCACGACGTCCCGCTCGTCGATCCTTCCGTCGCCGTCGGTGTCGAGCGCGGCGGCTGCCGTCTCGGCGGGCCCGGCCGGCACGCGCAGGGCGCGCAGGACGCGGGCGGCGTCGGGGACGGTGATCAGGCCGTCGGCGTCCGTGTCGGCCACCGCCAGGGCCGCGTGCAGGAAGGGCCGGGCGATCTCGGCGAAGCGGTCGGGGGTGTCGCGCAGCCGCTTGACCGCGCCGGTGACGAACTCCTGGCGCGTGATGCGCTGGTCGCCGTCCCGGTCGGCGATGCCGGCCATGCCCTGCCAGAACGCCTCCGCGCCGGCGTACAGCGCCTGGCCCGCGGCGGAGCGGGCGGGCACGGCGAACTCGGCGAGCAGTGCCTTGGCCGCCGCGTTGAAGTCCTCGCGGTCGATGTAGCCGTTGCCGTCCTGGTCGAAGCCGGCGAACCGGGCGGCGATCCGGCGTTCGTACTCGGTGCTGACCATGTGGGGGGCCGCCTTACGTCGTGTCGTGCATGCCGTGCATGGGGGGTCCGCGGGACCGTGCGGGTCCGGGGGCCTGGCTGGCAGCGTACGGCGCGGGTGGCCGTCGGATGGCGGAAAACCGACGACTGTGCCAAGACCGGGGGAATTGCGCGGCAACGCCGTGGCGCCGCCGGGACGTTGCCGCGTCCGGCGGGCGTTCAGGCGGAGAGCGGTCCCGCCTCGTCGGTGGTCGCGGAGTCGAGGTCGGGGTGGACGTCGAAGAGCCGGCGGACGCCGAGCGCGCCGAGCACCCGGTTGACGTGTGAGCCGTCGACGGCGCCCCGGTCCGGCAGGATCAGCCGCAGCCGGCCCTGGCAGGAGCGGATCAGCCGGCGGGCGGCGATGAGGACACCGACCCCGCTGGAGTCGCAGAAGAAGACGTCGGAGAGGTCCACGACGAGGCTGTGGTGGCCCTCGGCGACGGCGTCGTGCACGTGCTGGCGCAGCACCGGCGAGGTCATCAGGTCCAGTTCCCCGGACACCCGGAGCACGGCCCACTGGCCCTGTTCGACGCCGGTCACCTTGAATGCCACGGCCCTGCTCCTCCGCTCGCCGGATGTCCCGGAACCGCCCGGAAACGGAAGCAGTTCCTACGTTTCCTGTCGCGCGGCTGCCCAGCGGCCGTTCCCTGAAACGTGAGGCCGCAAACGGCAGATGATCGCTGAGGGGCTTGTTTCGGTCATCAACGATCGCATTCGATCAAGGGGGTGCGAGCCCTGCGTGAAGGTTGTGTGAAGGGGGCACTATCACGAGAAGGGGCTTCAAGGGCGCACATTGGCACAAAGAAGCGTGCGCTGTCAGAGGGCCCGACTACATTCGAGGGGGCAGGGCCGCCCGGCCCGGTGGCCGGACACGGTGAGGGGAGGGGACCGCGTGGGCAGGAACGACCTGTCGCCCCGGTGGGACCGCAAGATGCAGCAGCGGCTCGCCCGCGGCGAGGCGGCGGCCCTCGGCGAGATGTACGACCGGTTCGCCTCCCTCGTGCACCACCTTGCCCACCGCGTCCTGGACGACGAGCGGTCCGCCGACGCCGTGACCCGCGAGGTCTTCGCCCGCGTCTGGGAGCACCCCGAGAGTTACGACCCCCGGCAGGGCCCGCTGCGCTCCTGGCTCGCCGAGGTCACCCAGCGGGTCGCGGTGCAACGGCTGCGGGACCGTGCGGAACGGGAGCGGCCGCGGCGTGAGGAACTGGAGAGCACGGTCCGCCGCGCCTCGGTCGCCGCCCGCGCCGACTACATCGTCCACTCCATGCCCGCCCCGCTGCGCGCCGCCCTGGACCTCGCCTACAACCAGCGCCGCGACTACCGCCAGACCGCGACCGAACTCGGGGTCACCGAGGACGAGGCCCGCCGCCGGCTCCGCCTCGGCCTCCAGCTCCTGG comes from Streptomyces sp. SCL15-4 and encodes:
- the purU gene encoding formyltetrahydrofolate deformylase; this encodes MTDQSASAAAPADQYVLTLSCPDKQGIVHAVSSYLFMTGCNIEDSQQFGDRDTGLFFMRVHFSAEAPVTVEKLRASFAAVGDSFHMDWQIHRADQKMRILLMVSKFGHCLNDLLFRARTGALPVEIVGVVSNHTDFEELVGSYNIPFHHIPVTKDTKSEAEAKLLELVREEGVELVVLARYMQVLSDDLCKQLSGRIINIHHSFLPSFKGAKPYHQAHARGVKLIGATAHYVTADLDEGPIIEQEVERVGHGVTPDQLVAIGRDVECQALARAVKWHAERRILLNGRRTVVFG
- a CDS encoding EF-hand domain-containing protein — encoded protein: MVSTEYERRIAARFAGFDQDGNGYIDREDFNAAAKALLAEFAVPARSAAGQALYAGAEAFWQGMAGIADRDGDQRITRQEFVTGAVKRLRDTPDRFAEIARPFLHAALAVADTDADGLITVPDAARVLRALRVPAGPAETAAAALDTDGDGRIDERDVVPAFARYFTVPEQP
- a CDS encoding STAS domain-containing protein, with amino-acid sequence MAFKVTGVEQGQWAVLRVSGELDLMTSPVLRQHVHDAVAEGHHSLVVDLSDVFFCDSSGVGVLIAARRLIRSCQGRLRLILPDRGAVDGSHVNRVLGALGVRRLFDVHPDLDSATTDEAGPLSA
- a CDS encoding sigma-70 family RNA polymerase sigma factor, with amino-acid sequence MQQRLARGEAAALGEMYDRFASLVHHLAHRVLDDERSADAVTREVFARVWEHPESYDPRQGPLRSWLAEVTQRVAVQRLRDRAERERPRREELESTVRRASVAARADYIVHSMPAPLRAALDLAYNQRRDYRQTATELGVTEDEARRRLRLGLQLLASAHDAATPPGYRGAV